From the Haloprofundus halobius genome, one window contains:
- a CDS encoding NAD-dependent epimerase/dehydratase family protein, which produces MTESPTGQTVLVTGGAGFIGSHLVDALIEANDVRIVDDFSSGRRENLRDDVTVFEGDIRDDDLLERAVSGVDLIYHTAALVSVSASVEDPLLSHSTNAAATVSLLEHAREVDARVVLSSSAAIYGQPEDVPISESHPKNPESPYGADKLALDTYARIYHDLYGLETVALRYFNVYGPRQTAGDYSGVISIFLDQATSNRPITVEGDGEQTRDFVHVRDVVRANLAAGTTDAVGRAYNVGTGDSISINELAAAIRDAADSSSEITHVDARSGDVRDSRADISRIRESLGYEPTVTLENGLASLCE; this is translated from the coding sequence ATGACCGAATCACCAACGGGACAGACGGTACTCGTTACCGGCGGCGCGGGATTCATCGGAAGTCACCTCGTCGACGCGCTGATCGAAGCGAACGACGTCCGAATCGTCGACGACTTCTCGTCGGGTCGACGGGAGAATCTCCGAGACGACGTTACTGTCTTCGAGGGCGACATCCGCGACGACGACCTCTTGGAACGCGCCGTTTCGGGTGTCGATCTGATCTATCACACCGCGGCGCTGGTCAGCGTCTCGGCGTCGGTCGAAGATCCGCTCTTGAGCCACAGCACCAACGCGGCGGCGACGGTTTCGTTGCTCGAACACGCCAGAGAGGTGGATGCGCGCGTCGTGCTCTCGTCGAGTGCGGCCATCTACGGTCAACCCGAGGACGTACCCATCAGCGAGTCGCACCCGAAGAACCCGGAGTCGCCGTACGGCGCGGATAAACTCGCGCTCGACACGTACGCGAGAATCTATCACGACCTCTACGGGCTAGAGACCGTCGCGCTCCGGTACTTCAACGTCTACGGTCCCCGACAGACTGCGGGCGACTACAGCGGCGTCATCAGCATCTTCCTCGACCAAGCGACGTCGAACCGGCCGATAACCGTCGAAGGAGACGGCGAGCAGACCCGGGACTTCGTCCACGTGCGCGACGTCGTTCGAGCGAACCTCGCCGCAGGGACGACCGACGCGGTGGGACGAGCGTACAACGTCGGTACCGGCGACAGCATCTCGATAAACGAACTCGCGGCCGCAATCCGCGACGCCGCGGACTCCTCGTCGGAGATAACCCACGTCGACGCCCGATCCGGCGACGTTCGCGACAGCAGAGCCGACATCTCCCGCATCCGAGAGTCGCTCGGCTACGAACCGACGGTGACACTCGAGAACGGACTCGCGTCGCTGTGTGAGTAA